Proteins found in one Micromonospora sp. WMMD1082 genomic segment:
- a CDS encoding molybdopterin oxidoreductase family protein, producing the protein MTDGARSATRSGRAPQEVATHCPYCALQCGMILREETGGVTVHPRQFPTNRGGLCQKGWTSAELLRHPERLTTPLLRDPASGELRPASWDAALERITTGVRDVQHRHGRDAVAVFGGGGLTNEKAYALGRFARVALRTRHIDYNGRFCMSSAAAAGMRAFGVDRGLPFPLSDLGRADTLLLVGANPAETMPPLMRWLTEQRERGGRLIVVDPRATATARQADLHLQPLPGTDLAVANALLHIALTEGYVDGEYVATRTTGFADVRRTVAGWWPARAEALSGVPVADLEETARCLGTAGRAIILTARGAEQHAKGVDTVTGFVNLALALGLPGRPGSGYGCLTGQGNGQGGREHGQKADQLPGYRKIDDRKARAHVARVWGVPADELPGAGVPAYQLLDALGTDQGARALLVFGSNPVVSAPRAARIEGRLRDLDLLVVADFLLSETAALADVVLPTAQWAEEDGTMTNLEGRVLRRRALRRPPPGVRTDLEILAALTTRLGGRGTAPSDDPRAVFAELRRASAGGIADYAGISWDRIDATDGVFWPCPEDDGPDSPRLFADRFATPDGLARFHPVEHRPAAEEVCAEYPLHFTTGRVLAQYQSGTQTRRVAALRRAAPDAFVELHPDLAERLGVVDGEPVRVVSRRGEFEAPARLSPAIRPDTVFAPFHWAGRARANSVTNDAVDPISGMPEFKICAVRVESLATQHSGTQRSGVPS; encoded by the coding sequence ATGACAGACGGTGCACGGTCGGCGACCCGGTCGGGGCGAGCGCCCCAGGAGGTGGCGACCCACTGCCCGTACTGCGCGCTCCAGTGCGGGATGATCCTGCGCGAGGAGACCGGCGGGGTGACCGTGCATCCCCGGCAGTTCCCCACCAACCGGGGCGGCCTTTGCCAGAAGGGCTGGACCTCGGCCGAACTGCTCCGGCACCCGGAACGGCTGACCACTCCCCTGCTGCGCGACCCGGCCAGCGGCGAGTTGCGCCCGGCGAGCTGGGACGCCGCGCTGGAGCGGATCACCACCGGCGTGCGCGACGTGCAGCACCGGCACGGCCGCGACGCGGTCGCCGTCTTCGGCGGCGGCGGGCTCACCAACGAGAAGGCGTACGCGCTGGGCAGGTTCGCGCGGGTGGCGCTGCGGACCCGGCACATCGACTACAACGGACGGTTCTGCATGTCGTCGGCGGCCGCGGCCGGCATGCGGGCCTTCGGCGTGGACCGTGGCCTGCCGTTCCCCCTCTCCGACCTGGGCCGGGCGGACACCCTGCTGCTGGTCGGCGCCAACCCGGCGGAGACCATGCCGCCGCTGATGCGCTGGCTAACCGAGCAACGGGAGCGGGGCGGCCGGCTGATCGTCGTCGACCCCCGGGCGACCGCCACCGCCCGCCAGGCCGACCTGCACCTGCAACCGCTGCCCGGCACCGACCTGGCGGTGGCCAACGCGCTGCTGCACATCGCCCTGACCGAGGGCTACGTCGACGGGGAGTACGTCGCCACCCGCACCACCGGCTTCGCTGACGTGCGACGCACCGTGGCGGGCTGGTGGCCGGCCCGCGCCGAGGCGCTCTCCGGCGTACCGGTGGCCGACCTGGAGGAGACCGCCCGCTGCCTCGGCACCGCCGGACGGGCGATCATCCTCACCGCGCGCGGCGCCGAACAGCACGCCAAGGGCGTCGACACGGTCACCGGCTTCGTCAACCTGGCGCTCGCGCTCGGCCTGCCGGGCCGGCCGGGCTCCGGCTACGGCTGCCTGACCGGGCAGGGCAACGGCCAGGGCGGCCGGGAGCACGGGCAGAAGGCCGATCAGCTCCCCGGGTACCGGAAGATCGACGACCGGAAGGCCCGCGCCCACGTCGCGCGGGTCTGGGGCGTACCGGCCGACGAGCTGCCCGGTGCCGGCGTGCCGGCGTACCAACTGCTGGACGCGCTGGGCACGGACCAGGGTGCCCGGGCGTTGCTGGTCTTCGGCTCCAACCCGGTGGTCTCCGCTCCGCGCGCGGCCCGGATCGAGGGCCGGCTGCGCGACCTGGACCTGCTGGTCGTCGCCGACTTCCTGCTCTCCGAGACGGCCGCGCTGGCCGACGTGGTGCTGCCCACCGCGCAGTGGGCCGAGGAGGACGGCACGATGACCAACCTGGAGGGGCGGGTGCTGCGCCGCCGGGCGCTCCGCCGCCCCCCGCCGGGTGTGCGCACCGACCTGGAGATCCTCGCCGCCCTCACCACCCGCCTGGGGGGCCGGGGAACGGCCCCGTCGGACGATCCGCGTGCGGTCTTCGCCGAGCTGCGCCGGGCCTCGGCCGGCGGCATCGCCGACTACGCCGGAATCAGCTGGGACCGGATCGACGCGACCGACGGGGTCTTCTGGCCGTGCCCCGAGGACGACGGGCCCGACTCGCCCCGGCTCTTCGCCGACCGCTTCGCCACACCCGACGGGCTGGCCCGGTTCCACCCCGTGGAGCACCGGCCGGCCGCCGAGGAGGTCTGCGCGGAGTACCCGCTGCACTTCACCACCGGCCGGGTGCTCGCCCAGTACCAGTCGGGCACCCAGACCCGCCGGGTGGCCGCGCTGCGCCGGGCCGCCCCCGACGCCTTCGTGGAGCTGCACCCCGACCTCGCCGAACGGCTGGGCGTCGTCGACGGCGAGCCGGTACGGGTGGTCTCGCGGCGCGGCGAGTTCGAGGCACCCGCCCGGCTCAGCCCGGCCATCCGACCGGACACCGTCTTCGCGCCGTTCCACTGGGCCGGGCGGGCGCGGGCCAACTCCGTCACCAACGACGCCGTCGACCCGATCTCCGGAATGCCCGAGTTCAAGATCTGCGCGGTACGGGTGGAGAGCCTGGCCACCCAGCACAGCGGCACGCAGCGCAGCGGAGTGCCGTCATGA
- a CDS encoding class I SAM-dependent methyltransferase has translation MGVAEAFDAVAAGYDAARRRLVPCFDAFYGTAVEVAAPPLRAALAAGRTPEVLDLGAGTGLLSSLLAAAVPGVRLTLVDAAPKMLAVAAEQLTGRGVPHRLVAADLADPLPAGRYDAVVSALAIHHLDDSGKRALYRRAAGALVPGGVFVNAEQVAGPTPDLDRRYHEVWLAQVTALGSDAAEIAAAEQRMTYDRPAPVGEQCRWLAEAGLAEVDCFFKAWRFAVFGGRAPD, from the coding sequence GTGGGTGTGGCCGAGGCGTTCGACGCCGTGGCGGCGGGTTACGACGCGGCGCGCCGCCGGCTGGTGCCCTGCTTCGACGCGTTCTACGGCACGGCGGTCGAGGTGGCCGCGCCGCCGCTGCGGGCCGCCCTGGCCGCCGGGCGTACGCCCGAGGTGCTGGACCTGGGCGCCGGGACCGGCTTGCTGTCCTCACTGCTCGCCGCCGCCGTGCCCGGCGTGCGGCTGACCCTCGTCGACGCCGCGCCGAAGATGCTGGCCGTCGCCGCCGAGCAGTTGACCGGCCGTGGCGTGCCGCACCGGTTGGTCGCGGCGGACCTGGCCGATCCGCTGCCCGCCGGGCGGTACGACGCCGTGGTCAGCGCGCTGGCCATCCACCACCTGGACGACTCCGGCAAGCGTGCGCTCTACCGGCGGGCGGCGGGGGCGCTGGTGCCCGGCGGGGTCTTCGTCAACGCCGAACAGGTGGCCGGCCCGACCCCGGACCTGGATCGGCGCTACCACGAGGTCTGGCTGGCGCAGGTCACCGCGCTCGGCTCGGACGCCGCCGAGATCGCCGCCGCCGAGCAACGGATGACGTACGACCGTCCGGCGCCGGTCGGTGAACAGTGCCGCTGGCTCGCCGAGGCGGGCCTCGCGGAGGTGGACTGCTTCTTCAAGGCCTGGCGGTTCGCCGTCTTCGGCGGTCGCGCCCCGGACTGA
- a CDS encoding type II toxin-antitoxin system PemK/MazF family toxin — MPRRSAWSTTCSSAVPRVLRRGEVWRVEGARERLGLVISSDVYNSTAVPIVIVAEVVEAALLRDSPLAVSMGGWVVMPDRISSPMKKWFTECVDVADAETMRRIDRALRILQQL, encoded by the coding sequence ATGCCCAGGAGGTCGGCATGGTCGACGACCTGCTCTTCGGCGGTCCCCCGCGTGCTGCGTAGGGGCGAGGTCTGGCGGGTCGAGGGGGCCCGGGAACGGCTCGGGCTGGTGATCAGTTCCGACGTCTACAACTCCACGGCGGTGCCCATCGTGATCGTGGCCGAGGTGGTGGAGGCGGCGCTGCTGCGCGACTCGCCGTTGGCGGTGTCGATGGGTGGTTGGGTGGTGATGCCCGACCGGATCTCGTCGCCGATGAAGAAGTGGTTCACCGAGTGCGTGGACGTGGCCGACGCCGAGACCATGCGGCGGATCGACCGGGCCCTGCGCATACTCCAGCAGCTCTGA
- the glmM gene encoding phosphoglucosamine mutase: MGRLFGTDGVRGRANADLTPELALSVAVAAAHTLAESDRSHAPLAVVGRDTRASGEMLEAAVVAGLTSAGATVIRVGVLPTPAVAFLTAEAKADLGVMLSASHNPMPDNGIKLFAAGGHKLPDEIELRIEAAIEANATTAWKRPVGAGVGRVHDLLDGADHYVQHVAGTAPHRLDGIKVVVDCANGAAAEVAPAAYREAGAEVIAIHAEPDGLNINDGCGSNHIEALRQAVVDHGAHLGLAHDGDADRCVAVTAEGDEVDGDQVMAILALAMRQAGTLTGDTLVATVMSNLGLRLAMSAEGIRLVETKVGDRYVLEELRASGLALGGEQSGHIVMPAYATTGDGVLTGLHLMARMAATGRTLADLAAVVTKLPQVLINVPVGDRTVGAAAPAVRAEVERAEAELGGTGRVLLRPSGTEPLVRVMVEAATEQTAREIAERIADQVRTASPA, translated from the coding sequence ATGGGCCGGTTGTTCGGCACGGACGGCGTACGCGGGCGGGCGAACGCCGATCTCACCCCGGAGTTGGCGCTCTCGGTAGCCGTCGCGGCCGCGCACACCCTCGCCGAGTCGGACCGCAGCCACGCCCCGCTGGCCGTGGTCGGTCGCGACACCCGGGCCAGCGGCGAGATGCTGGAGGCGGCCGTGGTGGCCGGGCTGACCAGCGCGGGCGCGACGGTCATCCGGGTCGGTGTGCTGCCCACGCCGGCCGTGGCGTTCCTCACCGCGGAGGCCAAGGCGGACCTCGGGGTGATGCTGTCGGCCTCGCACAACCCGATGCCGGACAACGGGATCAAGCTCTTCGCCGCGGGCGGGCACAAGCTGCCCGACGAGATCGAGCTGCGGATCGAGGCGGCGATCGAGGCCAACGCCACCACCGCCTGGAAGCGCCCGGTCGGTGCGGGCGTGGGCCGGGTGCACGACCTGCTCGACGGCGCGGACCACTACGTGCAGCACGTGGCCGGGACCGCGCCGCACCGCCTTGACGGGATCAAGGTCGTGGTCGACTGCGCCAACGGCGCCGCCGCCGAGGTGGCTCCGGCGGCGTACCGGGAGGCCGGCGCCGAGGTCATCGCGATCCACGCCGAGCCGGACGGGCTCAACATCAACGACGGCTGCGGCTCCAACCACATCGAGGCACTGCGCCAGGCGGTAGTTGACCATGGCGCGCACCTCGGCCTCGCCCACGACGGCGACGCCGACCGCTGCGTGGCCGTGACCGCCGAGGGTGACGAGGTCGACGGCGACCAGGTGATGGCGATCCTGGCGCTGGCCATGCGGCAGGCCGGCACGCTGACCGGGGACACGTTGGTGGCCACCGTGATGAGCAACCTCGGCCTGCGCCTGGCCATGTCCGCCGAGGGGATCCGGCTGGTCGAGACCAAGGTCGGCGACCGGTACGTGCTGGAGGAACTGCGCGCCTCCGGACTGGCCCTGGGCGGCGAGCAGAGCGGACACATCGTGATGCCGGCGTACGCCACCACGGGCGACGGGGTGCTGACCGGGCTGCACCTGATGGCGCGGATGGCGGCCACCGGCCGGACCCTGGCGGATCTCGCGGCCGTGGTGACCAAGCTGCCGCAGGTGCTGATCAACGTGCCGGTCGGGGACCGCACCGTCGGTGCCGCCGCACCCGCCGTACGCGCCGAGGTCGAGCGGGCCGAGGCCGAGCTGGGCGGGACCGGGCGGGTGCTGCTGCGCCCGTCGGGCACCGAGCCGCTGGTCCGGGTGATGGTCGAGGCCGCCACCGAGCAGACGGCCCGCGAGATCGCCGAGCGCATCGCCGACCAGGTCCGCACCGCCAGCCCCGCCTGA
- a CDS encoding pyridoxal phosphate-dependent aminotransferase: MTSTDLDPLVTRMRPFGTTIFAEMSALAVRTGAVNLGQGFPDTDGPPEMLAAATEALRSGRNQYPPGPGVPELRAAVAAHQRRFWGLEYDPDGEVVVTAGATEAVAAAILALCEPGDEVVCFEPYYDSYAASIALAGAVRRPVTLRPAADGRYAFDPADLRAAFGPRTRLVLLNSPHNPTGKVFTPAELALVAQLCQEHGAYAVTDEVYEHLAFTDATSGHVPLATLPGMRERTLRISSAGKTFSCTGWKVGWASGPAALVSAVLRVKQFLTFVNAAPLQPAVAVALALPDSYFTGFRADLQARRDQLISGLADAGFEVLRPEGTYFVTADITALGGTDGVEFCRTLPERCGVAAVPTQVFYDDPEAGRRLIRFAFCKRPEVLAEAVSRLRGAGVDR, encoded by the coding sequence GTGACGAGCACCGATCTCGACCCGCTGGTGACCCGGATGCGCCCGTTCGGGACGACGATCTTCGCCGAGATGTCCGCCCTCGCCGTACGGACCGGCGCGGTCAACCTCGGGCAGGGCTTTCCGGACACCGACGGCCCGCCCGAGATGCTCGCCGCCGCGACCGAGGCGCTGCGCTCCGGTCGCAACCAGTACCCGCCCGGTCCCGGCGTACCCGAGCTGCGCGCGGCCGTGGCGGCGCACCAGCGCCGGTTCTGGGGGTTGGAGTACGACCCGGACGGCGAGGTGGTGGTGACCGCCGGCGCCACCGAGGCGGTCGCCGCGGCCATCCTCGCCCTCTGCGAGCCCGGCGACGAGGTGGTCTGCTTCGAGCCGTACTACGACTCGTACGCGGCCTCGATCGCGCTGGCCGGCGCGGTGCGACGGCCGGTCACGCTGCGCCCCGCTGCCGACGGGCGGTACGCCTTCGATCCGGCCGACCTGCGCGCCGCGTTCGGCCCGCGCACCCGCCTGGTGCTGCTGAACTCCCCGCACAACCCGACCGGCAAGGTCTTCACCCCGGCCGAGCTGGCCCTGGTCGCGCAGCTGTGCCAGGAGCACGGCGCGTACGCGGTCACCGACGAGGTCTACGAGCACCTGGCGTTCACCGACGCCACGAGCGGGCACGTGCCGCTGGCCACGCTGCCCGGTATGCGCGAGCGCACCCTGCGGATCTCCTCGGCCGGCAAGACCTTTTCCTGCACCGGCTGGAAGGTGGGCTGGGCCAGCGGGCCGGCAGCGCTGGTCTCGGCGGTGCTGCGGGTCAAGCAGTTCCTCACCTTCGTCAACGCCGCACCCCTGCAACCGGCGGTCGCCGTGGCCCTCGCCCTGCCCGACTCCTACTTCACCGGCTTCCGCGCCGACCTACAGGCCCGCCGCGACCAGTTGATCAGTGGGCTCGCCGACGCCGGCTTCGAGGTGCTCCGGCCGGAGGGGACGTACTTCGTCACCGCCGACATCACCGCGCTCGGCGGCACCGACGGCGTGGAATTCTGCCGTACGCTGCCGGAGCGCTGCGGCGTGGCGGCCGTGCCCACCCAGGTCTTCTACGATGATCCCGAGGCCGGCCGGCGGCTGATCCGGTTCGCCTTCTGCAAACGGCCGGAGGTGCTGGCCGAGGCGGTGTCCCGGCTGCGGGGTGCGGGGGTGGATCGATGA
- the rpsI gene encoding 30S ribosomal protein S9, producing the protein MTDITATEVAPEATEAPAPVARAPRGDRPIQTVGRRKEAIVRVRIVPGSGKITCNGRDLEAYFPSKVHQQLIKDPLVTAEKAEAFDVIANLRGGGTTGQAGALRLAIARALIVSEPDDRPALKKAGFLTRDARVKESKKYGLKKARKAPQYSKR; encoded by the coding sequence ATGACCGACATCACCGCCACCGAGGTGGCCCCCGAGGCCACCGAGGCGCCGGCGCCCGTCGCCCGCGCGCCCCGTGGTGACCGCCCGATCCAGACCGTGGGTCGGCGCAAGGAGGCCATCGTCCGGGTCCGCATCGTGCCGGGCTCCGGCAAGATCACCTGCAACGGGCGTGACCTGGAGGCCTACTTCCCGAGCAAGGTGCACCAGCAGCTGATCAAGGATCCGCTGGTCACCGCCGAGAAGGCCGAGGCGTTCGACGTCATCGCCAACCTGCGCGGCGGCGGCACCACCGGCCAGGCCGGTGCGCTGCGGCTGGCCATCGCCCGGGCGCTGATCGTCAGCGAGCCCGACGACCGTCCGGCCCTGAAGAAGGCCGGCTTCCTGACCCGTGACGCCCGGGTCAAGGAGAGCAAGAAGTACGGCCTCAAGAAGGCCCGTAAGGCTCCCCAGTACTCGAAGCGCTGA
- a CDS encoding nitrate/nitrite transporter has translation MTTTSVQPAAIDEEDLDRRAGRWIGRWAPEDPVFWRRIGSGVARRNLIWSIFAEHIGFSVWLLWSIVVVRLGDAGWQLTTSQALWLTAVPSGVGALLRLPYTFAVPVFGGRNWTVISALLLIVPCAGLAWAVEHPEIGFLPLLLIAATAGLGGGNFASSMANISFFYPEREKGWALGLNAAGGNIGVAVVQFVVPQVIVLGGGLALARAGLMYIPLAVIAAICAYLFMDNLVEAKADVGPVWSSLRHRDTWIMSLLYIGTFGSFIGYSAAFPTLLTSVFGRPDVALAWAFLGAAVGSCCRPFGGRLADLVGGARVTVASFVLMAAGALAALWSVERRSMGVFFAAFLLLFVATGIGNGSTYRMISRIFQIKGEERGGAPEVMLAMRRQAAGALGIISAVGALGGFLVPICYAWARSTYGGIQPALRFYVGFFLVLLVVTWAAYLRPGGRMARARV, from the coding sequence ATGACCACCACGAGCGTGCAGCCAGCGGCAATCGACGAGGAAGACCTGGACCGCCGAGCGGGTCGGTGGATCGGGCGCTGGGCACCGGAGGACCCGGTCTTCTGGCGGCGGATCGGCAGCGGCGTCGCCCGGCGCAACCTCATCTGGTCGATCTTCGCCGAGCACATCGGTTTCTCGGTGTGGCTGCTGTGGAGCATCGTCGTCGTCCGGCTCGGCGACGCCGGCTGGCAGCTCACCACCAGCCAGGCGCTCTGGCTGACCGCCGTGCCCAGCGGGGTCGGCGCGCTGCTGCGGCTGCCGTACACCTTCGCCGTGCCGGTGTTCGGCGGCCGGAACTGGACCGTGATCTCCGCACTGCTGCTGATCGTGCCCTGCGCGGGGCTCGCCTGGGCGGTCGAGCATCCGGAGATCGGCTTCCTGCCGCTGCTGCTGATCGCGGCCACGGCCGGGCTCGGCGGCGGCAACTTCGCCTCCAGCATGGCGAACATCTCCTTCTTCTACCCGGAGCGGGAGAAGGGCTGGGCGCTCGGGCTCAACGCCGCCGGTGGCAACATCGGGGTGGCCGTGGTGCAGTTCGTGGTGCCACAGGTGATCGTGCTGGGCGGCGGGCTCGCGCTGGCCCGGGCCGGTCTGATGTACATCCCGCTGGCGGTGATCGCCGCGATCTGCGCGTACCTCTTCATGGACAACCTGGTCGAGGCCAAGGCCGACGTGGGGCCGGTGTGGTCGTCGCTGCGGCACCGCGACACCTGGATCATGTCGCTGCTGTACATCGGCACCTTCGGCTCGTTCATCGGTTACTCGGCGGCCTTTCCCACCCTGCTCACCTCGGTGTTCGGCCGGCCGGACGTCGCGTTGGCCTGGGCGTTCCTCGGGGCGGCGGTGGGCTCGTGCTGCCGGCCGTTCGGTGGCCGCCTCGCCGACCTGGTGGGCGGCGCCCGGGTCACGGTGGCCAGCTTCGTGCTGATGGCCGCCGGCGCCCTGGCCGCGCTCTGGTCGGTCGAGCGGCGCAGCATGGGCGTGTTCTTCGCGGCGTTCCTGCTGCTCTTCGTGGCCACCGGCATCGGCAACGGCTCGACCTACCGGATGATCAGCAGGATCTTCCAGATCAAGGGGGAGGAGCGGGGCGGGGCGCCCGAGGTGATGCTGGCGATGCGCCGGCAGGCCGCCGGCGCCCTGGGCATCATCTCCGCGGTCGGTGCCCTCGGTGGCTTCCTCGTCCCGATCTGCTACGCCTGGGCCCGGTCGACCTACGGCGGCATCCAGCCGGCGTTGCGCTTCTACGTCGGCTTCTTCCTGGTGCTGCTGGTGGTCACCTGGGCCGCCTACCTGCGGCCGGGCGGGCGGATGGCCCGCGCGCGGGTGTGA
- a CDS encoding DUF6364 family protein gives MTAKVTLSFSDETIAEARQFAKREGLSLSAWMDQAAREKALREVFAAHAAAVGRAGLDLESASLADAQEVGMVDDLLFGGPPRAA, from the coding sequence ATGACAGCCAAGGTGACCCTGTCGTTCTCGGACGAGACGATCGCGGAGGCCCGACAGTTCGCCAAGCGGGAGGGCCTCTCGCTCTCCGCCTGGATGGACCAGGCGGCCCGGGAGAAGGCGCTGCGTGAGGTCTTCGCCGCGCACGCCGCCGCGGTCGGGCGCGCCGGGCTGGATCTGGAGTCCGCGTCGCTGGCCGATGCCCAGGAGGTCGGCATGGTCGACGACCTGCTCTTCGGCGGTCCCCCGCGTGCTGCGTAG
- the rplM gene encoding 50S ribosomal protein L13: MRTYSPKPGEIERQWHVIDASDVVLGRLATHVATLLRGKHKPTFAPHVDTGDFVVIVNAGKVALTGNKRQQKVAYRHSGYPGGLKQVGYEELLTKRPERAIELAVKGMLPHNKLGRQLIKKLKVYAGAEHPHGAQQPVPFEIKQIAQ, encoded by the coding sequence GTGCGTACGTACAGCCCGAAGCCGGGTGAGATCGAGCGTCAGTGGCATGTTATCGACGCCTCTGATGTCGTGCTGGGCCGTCTGGCCACCCACGTCGCCACGCTGCTGCGGGGCAAGCACAAGCCGACTTTCGCGCCGCACGTCGACACGGGCGACTTCGTCGTCATCGTGAACGCGGGCAAGGTTGCGCTGACCGGCAACAAGCGCCAGCAGAAGGTCGCCTACCGGCACTCCGGTTACCCGGGTGGCCTGAAGCAGGTCGGCTACGAGGAGCTGCTGACCAAGCGCCCCGAGCGGGCCATCGAGCTGGCGGTGAAGGGGATGCTCCCGCACAACAAGCTCGGCCGTCAGCTGATCAAGAAGCTGAAGGTCTACGCCGGTGCCGAGCACCCGCACGGCGCGCAGCAGCCGGTGCCGTTCGAGATCAAGCAGATCGCGCAGTGA
- a CDS encoding beta-eliminating lyase-related protein has product MTDGYAERVRRLTALHGCDTVLSGVRPLSVAAHLDAIRATADDDLLPDFYGEGGAVATVEHRVAELLGTETAVFFPTGTMAQQVAMRYGAELTGRNAVGLHPLSHPLLHERDAYALLGGVRAVRTTTAPRNPTADEVAALDEPIGTLLLELPLRDAGFVLPTWDELVATVGAARDRGARVHLDGARLWESVVHLGHSTAEIAALADSTYVSFYKSLGGISGAALAGDVDLARYARAWRHRYGGALFQQWPAALAALHGLAHELPRLAGYVAHARVVAEALAALPGARVFPAPPHTHQFRFWLPHPADALNEANLALAEQEKAWFASGWQPAELPGLSVTEITVAGPALELGPDQVTELGTRFLRRLPAS; this is encoded by the coding sequence ATGACCGACGGGTACGCCGAGCGGGTTCGCCGGCTGACCGCGCTGCACGGCTGCGACACGGTGCTCTCCGGGGTCCGGCCGCTCTCGGTCGCCGCGCACCTCGACGCGATCCGGGCGACCGCCGACGACGACCTGCTGCCCGACTTCTACGGCGAGGGCGGGGCGGTGGCGACGGTGGAACACCGGGTCGCCGAGTTGTTGGGCACCGAGACGGCGGTCTTCTTCCCCACCGGCACGATGGCCCAGCAGGTGGCCATGCGGTACGGCGCCGAGTTGACCGGTCGGAACGCCGTCGGCTTGCACCCGCTGAGCCATCCGTTGCTGCACGAGCGGGACGCGTACGCCCTGCTCGGCGGCGTGCGCGCGGTGCGGACCACGACCGCGCCGCGCAACCCGACCGCCGACGAGGTCGCCGCGCTCGACGAACCGATCGGCACCCTGCTGCTCGAACTGCCGCTGCGCGACGCCGGTTTCGTGCTGCCGACCTGGGACGAGTTGGTCGCCACGGTCGGGGCGGCCCGCGATCGGGGCGCCCGGGTGCACCTGGACGGCGCCCGGCTATGGGAGTCCGTCGTCCACCTGGGGCACTCGACGGCCGAGATCGCCGCCCTGGCCGACAGCACCTATGTCTCCTTCTACAAGTCCCTCGGCGGCATCTCGGGCGCGGCCCTGGCCGGCGACGTCGACCTGGCCCGCTACGCCCGCGCCTGGCGGCACCGTTACGGCGGCGCGCTGTTCCAGCAGTGGCCGGCCGCCCTCGCCGCGCTGCACGGGTTGGCTCACGAGCTGCCCCGGCTCGCCGGCTACGTCGCGCACGCCCGGGTGGTCGCCGAGGCGCTGGCCGCCCTGCCCGGCGCGCGCGTGTTCCCGGCGCCCCCGCACACGCATCAGTTCCGGTTCTGGCTGCCACACCCGGCGGACGCGCTCAACGAGGCGAACCTCGCCCTCGCCGAGCAGGAGAAGGCGTGGTTCGCCAGCGGCTGGCAACCCGCCGAGCTGCCCGGCCTGTCGGTTACCGAGATCACCGTGGCCGGCCCCGCCCTGGAGTTGGGCCCCGACCAGGTGACCGAGCTGGGTACCCGTTTCCTCCGCCGCCTGCCGGCAAGCTGA